A portion of the Stegostoma tigrinum isolate sSteTig4 chromosome 44, sSteTig4.hap1, whole genome shotgun sequence genome contains these proteins:
- the LOC132207111 gene encoding late histone H2A.2.2-like produces MSGRGKGSGGKARSKAKSRSSRAGLQFPVGRVHRLLRKGNYAERVGAGAPVYLAAVLEYLTAEILELAGNAARDNKKTRIIPRHLQLAVRNDEELNKLLGGVTIAQGGVLPNIQAVLLPKKTAAGGSAKK; encoded by the coding sequence ATGTCTGGCAGAGGAAAGGGCAGTGGAGGGAAAGCTCGCTCGAAGGCCAAGTCCCGGTCGTCCCGGGCTGGCTTGCAGTTCCCGGTGGGCCGTGTTCacaggctcctgagaaagggtaactatgctgagcgtgtgggtgccggagcgccggtctatctggctgcggtgctcgagtacctgacggctgaaatcctcgagctggccggtaacgcggcccgggacaacaagaagacccgcatcatccccaggcacctccagctggccgtgcgcaacgacgaggagctcaacaagctgctgggaggggtgaccatcgctcagggcggggtgctgcctaatatccaagccgtgctgctgcccaagaaaaccgcCGCAGGGGGCTCCGCTAAAAAGTGA
- the LOC132207106 gene encoding late histone H2B.L4-like has product MADEKKSQATSKKGAKKIIKKAPGKSGKKRSRRRKESYSIYIYKVMKQVHPDTGISSRAMSIMNSFVNDIFERIAGEASRLAHYNKRSTISSREIQTAVRLLLPGELAKHAVSEGTKAVTKYTSSK; this is encoded by the coding sequence ATGGCAGATGAGAAGAAATCGCAGGCAACTTCCAAGAAAGGCGCgaagaaaatcatcaagaaggcGCCGGGGAAAAGCGGCAAGAAAAGGAGCCGACGCAGGAAAGAAAGTTACTCCATCTACATCtacaaagtgatgaagcaggttcaccccGACACCGGCATCTCCTCCAGGGCCATGAGCATCATGAACTCGTTCGTCAACGATATTTTCGAGCGTATCGCAGGGGAggcttcccgcctggcccattacaacaagcgcagcaccatcagctcccgggagatccagaccgccgtgcggctgctgctgcccggggagctggccaagcacgccgtgtcggagggtacaaaggcggtgaccaagtacaccagctccaagtga
- the LOC132207108 gene encoding histone H3 isoform X1, whose amino-acid sequence MKLEMARTKQTARKSTGGKAPRKQLATKAARKSAPATGGVKKPHRYRPGTVALREIRRYQKSTELLIRKLPFQRLVREIAQDFKTDLRFQSSAVMALQEASEAYLVGLFEDTNLCAIHAKRVTIMPKDIQLARRIRGERA is encoded by the exons ATGAAGCTTGA aatggccagaaccaagcagacagcgcgcaaatccaccggagggaaagctccccgcaagcagctggcgaccaaagcggcccgcaagagcgctccggccacgggcggagtgaagaagcctcatcgctacaggcccggcacggtggctctgcgggagatccgccgctaccagaaatccaccgagctgctgatccgcaaactgccgttccagcgcctggtgcgggagatcgctcaggacttcaagacggacctgcgcttccagagctcggccgtgatggccctgcaggaggccagcgAGGCTTACCTGGTGGGGCTGTTTGAGGACACCAACCTGTGTGCCATCCATGCCAAGCGGGTCACCATCATGCCCAAAGACATCCAGCTGGCCCGCCGGATCCGCGGGGAGCGCGCCTAA
- the LOC132207108 gene encoding histone H3 isoform X2: MARTKQTARKSTGGKAPRKQLATKAARKSAPATGGVKKPHRYRPGTVALREIRRYQKSTELLIRKLPFQRLVREIAQDFKTDLRFQSSAVMALQEASEAYLVGLFEDTNLCAIHAKRVTIMPKDIQLARRIRGERA; this comes from the coding sequence atggccagaaccaagcagacagcgcgcaaatccaccggagggaaagctccccgcaagcagctggcgaccaaagcggcccgcaagagcgctccggccacgggcggagtgaagaagcctcatcgctacaggcccggcacggtggctctgcgggagatccgccgctaccagaaatccaccgagctgctgatccgcaaactgccgttccagcgcctggtgcgggagatcgctcaggacttcaagacggacctgcgcttccagagctcggccgtgatggccctgcaggaggccagcgAGGCTTACCTGGTGGGGCTGTTTGAGGACACCAACCTGTGTGCCATCCATGCCAAGCGGGTCACCATCATGCCCAAAGACATCCAGCTGGCCCGCCGGATCCGCGGGGAGCGCGCCTAA
- the LOC132206871 gene encoding histone H4-like, whose product MSGRGKGGKCLGKGGAKRHRKVLRDNIQGITKPAIRRLARRGGVKRISGLIYEETRGVLKVFLENVIRVAVTYTEHAKRKTVTAMDVVYALKRQGRTLWIRRLSNSSLFQRTQRLFSEPPKPSD is encoded by the coding sequence ATGTCTGGGAGAGGCAAAGGAGGCAAATGCCTGGGAAAAGGCGGGGCGAAGCGGCACCGCAAAGTGCTCCGTGATAACATCCAGGGCATCACGAAACCAGCCATTCGGCGCCTGGCTCGCCGTGGCGGGGTCAAGCGCATCTCGGGCTTGATCTACGAGGAGACCCGCGGGGTGCTGAAGGTTTTCCTGGAGAATGTGATCAGGGTTGCGGTGACCTACACTGAGCACGCCAAGCGCAAGACGGTCACTGCCATGGACGTGGTGTACGCTCTTAAACGCCAGGGCCGCACTCTCTGGATTCGGCGGCTGAGCAACTCGTCCCTTTTCCAAagaacccaaaggctcttttctGAGCCACCCAAACCCTCCGATTGA